Proteins encoded together in one Lysinibacillus sp. FSL K6-0232 window:
- a CDS encoding dipeptidase, protein MTNLQQLDAYFAEHREAHLEELKEFLRIPSISSLSEHKEDIQHAAKWLAGAFEKLNLENISIMETEGHPVVYADWLHAEDKPTILFYGHYDVQPVDPLHLWESEPFNPSIRDNKLFARGASDDKGQVFMHLKMIEALFATTGTLPVNVKFIYEGEEEIGSPHLPAFVEQHKEKLAADLILISDTGLYGPGKPAVCYGLRGLTGIQIDIRGAKGDLHSGLYGGGVQNAIHALTEILASFRDEHGTIQVEGFYDKVLPLTEEEREAYRALGFDEEAVKQEVGVQELFGEPGFSYLERTWARPTLEVNGVFGGFSGEGIKTVLPAEAGAKITCRLVPNQEPDEIVTLLKAHVEKHKPAGVEVTISEFDKGRPFLTPFDHPFIQAAGRSYEKVYNVPTAYTRGGGSIPIVAAFDEILELPVVLMGFGLSSENFHAPNEHFHLENFDKGLRVLSDYLYEVAELQK, encoded by the coding sequence ATGACAAACTTACAGCAATTAGATGCTTATTTTGCGGAGCATCGTGAGGCACATTTAGAAGAATTAAAGGAATTTTTACGCATTCCAAGCATTAGTTCTTTATCTGAGCATAAGGAAGATATTCAGCATGCTGCAAAATGGCTAGCGGGTGCATTTGAAAAACTAAATCTTGAAAATATCTCTATTATGGAAACAGAGGGACATCCTGTTGTCTATGCGGATTGGTTACACGCAGAGGACAAGCCAACGATTTTGTTTTATGGTCACTACGATGTACAGCCTGTTGACCCATTACATTTATGGGAAAGTGAACCATTTAACCCATCAATTCGTGATAATAAATTATTTGCTCGTGGTGCTAGTGATGATAAAGGGCAAGTGTTTATGCATTTAAAAATGATCGAGGCTTTATTTGCTACAACAGGCACGCTACCTGTGAATGTGAAATTTATTTATGAAGGTGAAGAGGAGATTGGCAGCCCTCACCTACCTGCCTTTGTTGAACAGCATAAGGAAAAGTTAGCAGCAGATTTAATTTTAATTTCTGATACTGGGCTATATGGTCCTGGTAAGCCTGCGGTATGCTATGGGCTGCGCGGTTTAACAGGCATTCAAATTGATATTCGTGGTGCTAAAGGAGATTTACACTCTGGTCTTTATGGTGGCGGCGTTCAAAATGCTATCCATGCTTTAACAGAAATTTTAGCATCCTTCCGTGATGAGCATGGCACAATCCAAGTTGAAGGCTTTTATGACAAAGTATTGCCATTAACAGAGGAAGAGCGTGAGGCTTATCGTGCCCTTGGCTTTGATGAGGAGGCTGTGAAACAGGAAGTGGGCGTCCAAGAATTATTTGGTGAGCCTGGATTCTCTTATTTAGAACGTACTTGGGCTCGTCCAACATTAGAGGTGAACGGTGTATTTGGTGGCTTCTCAGGTGAAGGGATTAAAACGGTATTACCTGCTGAGGCTGGCGCTAAAATTACATGTCGTCTTGTGCCAAATCAAGAGCCAGACGAGATTGTGACACTTTTAAAAGCACATGTTGAAAAGCATAAGCCTGCTGGTGTAGAAGTAACGATTTCTGAATTTGATAAAGGGCGTCCATTCTTAACACCTTTCGACCATCCATTTATCCAAGCGGCTGGACGTTCTTATGAAAAAGTGTATAATGTCCCAACTGCCTATACACGTGGTGGAGGCTCTATTCCAATTGTAGCTGCATTTGATGAAATTTTAGAATTGCCTGTGGTGTTAATGGGCTTTGGGTTATCAAGCGAAAACTTCCATGCACCAAATGAACACTTCCATTTAGAAAACTTTGATAAAGGCTTACGTGTGTTAAGCGATTATTTATACGAAGTTGCAGAATTACAAAAATAA
- a CDS encoding tyrosine-type recombinase/integrase, whose protein sequence is MDLLCIQEADAFVMCTLNIELTSFIWKWIFINSYEEPVHDQTFYMMLKRVQLQAKLVDEDGSPKISLHGLRHTHATILLNNGQNVKVIAERIGNTPNMVMNTYGHVMKELEQESVTVFSASLATGANS, encoded by the coding sequence ATGGATTTGCTGTGTATTCAGGAAGCGGATGCTTTTGTTATGTGTACGCTCAACATTGAACTGACCTCTTTTATATGGAAGTGGATATTTATCAACAGCTATGAGGAGCCTGTGCATGATCAAACCTTTTATATGATGCTGAAGCGAGTACAGTTGCAGGCAAAGCTAGTAGATGAGGATGGCAGCCCTAAAATTTCGTTACATGGCTTACGACACACCCACGCTACAATACTTTTAAACAATGGGCAAAATGTAAAAGTGATTGCTGAACGTATAGGAAATACGCCTAACATGGTCATGAACACATACGGTCATGTAATGAAGGAATTAGAGCAGGAATCAGTGACCGTCTTTAGCGCAAGCTTGGCAACTGGGGCTAACTCTTAA
- the epsC gene encoding serine O-acetyltransferase EpsC, with product MSLNDWLNEKVPEITNSLKDINRQYVDIENSIGFVGRNQIYKILDNFHEVLFPGIHTAPPIDDTRINIVSSNKLRETALDLRDIIEKVLIYNMEYSGPENCTCQEDADRIVMNLISQFPKIRQILQTDIQAAYNGDPAALSTEEILLSYPSIVAIYTHRIAHELYEMGVPIVPRIMSEYAHSVTGIDIHPGATIGESFFIDHGTGVVIGETCSIGKNVKIYQGVTLGALSFPLDENGNPIKGIKRHPNIEDNVVIYAGATILGGETTIGHNSVLGSNIWLMNSIPPHSRVYNSPPTPNISSSKAKKSE from the coding sequence ATGAGTTTAAATGATTGGCTAAATGAAAAGGTGCCAGAAATTACAAATTCATTAAAGGATATTAATCGACAATATGTTGATATTGAAAATTCCATCGGCTTTGTAGGGCGCAATCAAATCTATAAAATTTTAGATAATTTCCATGAAGTGCTGTTCCCTGGCATTCATACAGCCCCACCGATTGACGATACGCGCATCAATATCGTTAGCAGCAATAAACTGCGTGAAACGGCATTGGATTTACGCGATATTATTGAAAAGGTATTAATTTATAATATGGAGTATAGCGGCCCAGAAAACTGCACGTGCCAAGAGGATGCAGATCGCATTGTGATGAACTTAATTTCGCAATTCCCGAAAATCCGTCAAATTTTACAAACGGATATTCAAGCTGCCTACAATGGTGATCCAGCAGCTCTTTCCACAGAGGAAATTTTATTAAGCTATCCATCCATCGTTGCTATATACACACATCGTATTGCACATGAGCTATACGAAATGGGTGTACCAATTGTGCCTCGTATTATGTCAGAATATGCACATAGCGTAACAGGCATCGATATTCATCCAGGAGCAACTATTGGTGAATCATTCTTTATCGACCATGGTACAGGCGTGGTAATTGGTGAAACATGTAGCATCGGCAAAAACGTTAAAATTTATCAAGGTGTCACACTAGGCGCATTAAGCTTCCCTCTTGATGAAAATGGCAATCCAATTAAAGGCATTAAGCGTCATCCAAATATCGAGGATAATGTAGTAATTTATGCGGGTGCAACCATTTTAGGCGGCGAAACAACAATTGGTCACAATTCAGTGCTGGGCAGTAATATTTGGCTTATGAATTCTATCCCACCACATTCCCGTGTCTATAACTCACCACCAACACCGAATATTAGTAGTAGTAAAGCGAAGAAAAGTGAATAA
- a CDS encoding helix-turn-helix transcriptional regulator, which yields MKSKPIAQNILDGTMFEITLTEDLEEQIIYTFEDYVIALFTQTYHHLRSDYIPIHWHDALQIVWVYQGTLEYQINHEILTVSENILLLINKKQLHSSKTIHQNTNALCINFDLNFLHPKLVTAHVQPFFESNPFAYYSLPLSPTQKAKLTDWTQGKKPTLFSVITLLTTLIEHLLTHYDATVHNNEEQEIAIFNQMLQFVQENYQNTITVSDLANCALINKSACNQLFRKYTRLSPIKFVNKHRLYIAQGLILHTNKAVSEISEEVGFNQVSYFVELFRKNYHLAPLQYRNKYRHAAK from the coding sequence ATGAAATCGAAGCCAATTGCACAGAATATTTTAGATGGAACAATGTTTGAAATAACATTAACAGAGGATTTAGAGGAGCAAATAATCTATACATTTGAAGACTATGTGATTGCTTTATTTACGCAAACCTATCATCATTTACGCTCAGACTATATACCGATTCATTGGCATGATGCCCTGCAAATTGTTTGGGTATATCAAGGCACACTTGAATATCAAATTAATCATGAAATTTTAACTGTTTCAGAAAATATACTTTTACTGATTAATAAAAAACAGCTTCATAGCTCGAAAACCATTCATCAAAATACAAATGCGCTATGTATCAACTTTGACTTGAATTTTTTGCATCCAAAGCTTGTGACAGCCCATGTACAGCCATTTTTTGAAAGCAATCCATTTGCTTACTATTCGCTGCCACTATCCCCCACTCAAAAGGCGAAGCTTACTGATTGGACACAAGGCAAAAAGCCAACACTTTTTTCGGTCATCACTCTGTTAACAACACTTATTGAGCATTTACTCACACACTATGATGCGACAGTACACAATAATGAAGAACAGGAAATCGCTATTTTTAATCAAATGTTGCAATTTGTCCAAGAAAACTATCAAAATACAATTACAGTTAGCGACCTTGCCAACTGTGCACTCATTAATAAAAGTGCCTGTAATCAGCTTTTTCGTAAATATACACGCCTATCACCAATTAAGTTTGTAAACAAGCATCGACTTTATATCGCACAAGGCTTAATTTTGCATACAAATAAAGCAGTTTCTGAAATTAGCGAGGAAGTCGGCTTTAATCAAGTGAGCTATTTTGTAGAGTTATTTCGCAAAAATTATCATCTTGCCCCATTGCAATATCGCAACAAATACCGTCACGCTGCTAAATAA
- a CDS encoding Zn-dependent hydrolase produces MKYSLEQGAVRVIADLKELALLTSDEHGAQRVAWTALWQTARDWYRQKAEALGAEISIDSAGNVWTKMEGKSAEAIVIGSHLDSVPNGGWLDGALGVLAGLEALRRYLAEGQKPRKTLYVVDWADEEGARYGYSCLGSSAASGSLRIAELIGRADNNGIAFEEAVSAYQVMPDKMLQAHQELLQRNIIGYLELHIEQGPVLEKEQKDVACVFGAAGVERHYIDFVGQAAHAGSFPVPTRQDAFLAAAEAALEFRKLALKYKAVCTVGQVQVQPDIVTIVPGKCTISLDMRTIDAADLQKMYKEAQAVTEKIASVNGVSVGWRKIYSVAPQLFEERFIRLCENAVEEETGEATKMYSGPLHDAVEMAKIVPTVMMFTMSEGGLSHTKEEHTPEPKLEVGIRAFLRLVHDVLENKT; encoded by the coding sequence ATGAAGTATAGTTTAGAACAAGGTGCAGTTCGTGTCATTGCTGATTTAAAGGAGCTCGCTTTATTGACTTCAGATGAGCATGGAGCACAGCGTGTTGCATGGACAGCGTTATGGCAAACAGCACGCGATTGGTATCGTCAAAAAGCAGAGGCACTTGGTGCAGAGATTTCAATAGATAGCGCAGGCAATGTGTGGACAAAAATGGAAGGGAAGAGCGCAGAGGCAATTGTTATTGGTAGTCATTTAGATAGTGTGCCAAATGGTGGCTGGCTTGATGGAGCACTTGGTGTATTAGCTGGGCTTGAGGCATTGAGACGCTATTTAGCAGAGGGGCAAAAGCCAAGGAAAACGTTATATGTTGTTGATTGGGCAGATGAGGAAGGGGCTCGCTATGGCTATAGCTGCTTAGGCTCATCCGCGGCGAGTGGTTCTTTACGTATCGCGGAGCTAATAGGAAGAGCTGATAATAATGGCATTGCATTTGAAGAAGCTGTATCCGCCTATCAGGTGATGCCCGATAAAATGCTGCAGGCGCATCAAGAATTATTACAAAGAAATATTATAGGCTATTTAGAGCTGCATATTGAGCAAGGACCTGTGTTAGAAAAAGAGCAGAAGGATGTGGCGTGTGTATTTGGTGCAGCAGGAGTGGAGCGACATTATATAGATTTTGTTGGACAGGCTGCTCATGCGGGCTCATTCCCTGTGCCAACACGTCAAGATGCCTTTTTAGCTGCGGCAGAGGCAGCATTAGAATTTAGAAAGCTTGCGTTAAAATATAAGGCGGTTTGCACGGTCGGTCAAGTGCAGGTGCAGCCTGATATTGTCACAATTGTGCCGGGGAAATGTACGATTTCTTTAGACATGCGTACAATTGATGCGGCTGATTTGCAAAAGATGTATAAGGAAGCACAGGCTGTGACAGAAAAAATTGCGAGCGTAAATGGTGTTTCGGTAGGTTGGCGAAAAATTTATTCGGTCGCACCACAATTATTTGAGGAGCGGTTCATTCGCCTATGTGAAAATGCTGTCGAGGAGGAAACAGGTGAGGCAACAAAAATGTACTCAGGTCCTTTGCATGATGCGGTGGAAATGGCGAAGATTGTGCCAACTGTCATGATGTTTACAATGTCTGAAGGCGGATTATCGCATACGAAGGAGGAGCATACGCCGGAGCCAAAGCTAGAAGTGGGGATTCGTGCATTTTTACGATTAGTTCATGATGTGTTGGAAAATAAGACGTAG
- a CDS encoding AraC family transcriptional regulator — MQIPDFIVNQNLKELTHHQTVGLPLACYETTIRQNIHGYIPLHWHEEVQFILVMQGKAIFQVNEEKLVVRKGEGLFINSGCLHMAKDKEHSNCIYLCLNVLPKFILPQELYTTYIVPYIQATNLSYIFIDKGELWGRNIVEGMIKVKELTEHKPQHFDFDLTMQLLFIWKNLIMNGFAPEYVQTEMVKSQRIKQMLSWIHLHYTEKISLEDIARAGHLSRSECCRYFKRILNTTPLNYVMDYRIQKSLQLLQNPEANVTEVAYQVGFNSTSYFIEKFRKMDRLH; from the coding sequence GTGCAAATTCCAGATTTTATAGTCAATCAAAATTTAAAGGAGTTAACGCATCATCAAACGGTTGGCTTACCTCTTGCTTGTTATGAAACAACCATTAGGCAAAATATACATGGCTATATTCCACTTCACTGGCATGAGGAAGTTCAATTTATTTTAGTTATGCAAGGAAAGGCCATTTTTCAAGTAAATGAAGAGAAGCTTGTAGTGCGAAAAGGGGAAGGGCTATTTATCAATAGCGGCTGCTTGCATATGGCTAAAGATAAGGAGCATTCAAATTGTATTTATCTTTGCTTAAATGTCTTGCCAAAGTTTATTTTGCCACAAGAGCTATATACAACATATATCGTTCCATATATTCAAGCAACGAATTTATCTTATATTTTTATAGATAAAGGTGAGCTGTGGGGAAGAAATATTGTAGAAGGCATGATAAAAGTGAAGGAATTGACAGAGCATAAGCCACAGCATTTTGATTTTGATTTAACGATGCAGCTACTATTTATTTGGAAAAATTTAATTATGAATGGCTTTGCACCAGAATATGTGCAAACGGAAATGGTAAAGAGCCAGCGAATCAAGCAAATGCTAAGCTGGATTCACCTTCATTATACAGAGAAAATAAGCTTAGAGGATATCGCAAGGGCAGGTCATTTAAGTCGTTCCGAATGCTGTCGCTATTTTAAGAGAATTTTAAATACGACACCGTTAAACTATGTGATGGATTATCGTATTCAAAAAAGCTTACAATTATTGCAAAATCCAGAAGCTAATGTGACAGAAGTTGCGTATCAAGTAGGCTTTAATAGTACGAGCTACTTTATTGAAAAGTTTAGAAAAATGGATAGGCTACACTAA